In one Culex quinquefasciatus strain JHB chromosome 2, VPISU_Cqui_1.0_pri_paternal, whole genome shotgun sequence genomic region, the following are encoded:
- the LOC6040634 gene encoding uncharacterized protein LOC6040634: protein MFLQSWDFNPDLIGDSSQKIKFHTMTGPSLFPSSFGIKYEFADTELGGEPYLGQKGEDVPLLCSRVFRKRKGEFQSPWNVFLHGRGGASNITCLYRFEASVGERVRIDLFNVSFGDSATCTTESDGHTGRAKCTPSEAVPDSRVGELRLYDVPYKDVKIPLGCFCDNTTSSYNFPLTFALNSRTMELTRLNVSDVHNDVRADPVVGRSTAGWKHKVSQEEDEEAGEPEEEGSDEKDTESGKSAAKKQHERRFSNVLWILTDERKNELLKQKVGSAVDRRSGCDAVLDNTDFSGGQAD, encoded by the exons ATGTTCTTACAAAGTTGGGATTTTAATCCGGACTTAATTGGGGATTCTTCGCAGAAAATCAAGTTCCACACGATGACGGGACCTTCGCTGTTTCCGTCCAGCTTCGGCATCAAGTACGAGTTTGCCGATACGGAGCTCGGAGGTGAGCCGTACCTTGGGCAGAAGGGAGAGGATGTTCCGCTGCTCTGTTCAAGGGTGTTCCGGAAGCGTAAGGGAGAGTTTCAATCGCCATGGAATGTGTTCCTGCATGGGCGGGGTGGAGCGAGTAACATAACCTGTTTGTACCGGTTTGAGGCATCCGTTGGGGAGAGG GTACGCATCGATCTGTTCAACGTTTCTTTCGGAGATTCTGCAACGTGTACGACTGAGTCTGATGGTCATACGGGACGGGCAAAGTGTACACCGTCGGAAGCGGTTCCGGATAGTCGAGTTGGAGAGCTTCGACTGTATGACGTGCCGTACAAGGACGTTAAGATTCCGTTGGGTTGTTTCTGTGACAACACGACCAGCTCGTACAACTTCCCTCTAACGTTCGCCTTGAACTCACGCACGATGGAACTGACACGGTTGAACGTTTCGGATGTTCACAATGATGTCCGCGCTGACCCGGTTGTTGGGAGATCCACTGCTGGA TGGAAGCATAAGGTCAGCCAGGAGGAAGATGAGGAGGCCGGAGAGCCGGAAGAAGAAGGCTCTGACGAGAAGGACACCGAGTCGGGCAAATCGGCGGCCAAGAAGCAGCACGAGAGAAGGTTTTCCAATGTACTGTGGATACTGACGGACGAGCGCAAGAACGAGCTGCTGAAGCAAAAAGTTGGAAGTGCCGTGGACAGACGATCTGGATGCGATGCGGTTCTTGACAACACAGACTTCTCTGGCGGACAAGCAGATTAA